A window of the Janthinobacterium agaricidamnosum NBRC 102515 = DSM 9628 genome harbors these coding sequences:
- the queE gene encoding 7-carboxy-7-deazaguanine synthase, producing the protein MTYSIKEIFYTLQGEGAQAGRPAVFCRFSGCNLWTGRESDRAGAVCTFCDTDFVGTDGDGGGKFKTAEALAAAIDGLWPASYPASKYVVFTGGEPLLQLDTPLIDAMHRAGFTIAIETNGTLPVPPGVDWICVSPKMGSQLVVSKGSELKVVIPQTGQDLAAYEALDFDNFYVQAMDGPLAEFNTRLAIETCKRNPKWKLSLQTHKLLQIP; encoded by the coding sequence GTGACGTATAGCATTAAAGAAATCTTTTATACCTTGCAGGGCGAGGGCGCCCAGGCGGGACGTCCGGCCGTGTTTTGCCGTTTTTCCGGCTGTAATCTGTGGACTGGCCGCGAAAGCGACCGCGCCGGTGCCGTGTGCACCTTTTGCGACACGGACTTTGTCGGCACCGATGGCGACGGCGGCGGCAAGTTCAAGACTGCCGAGGCGCTGGCCGCCGCGATCGACGGCCTGTGGCCGGCAAGCTATCCGGCCAGCAAATACGTGGTGTTTACCGGTGGCGAGCCGCTGCTGCAACTCGATACGCCGTTGATCGATGCGATGCACCGCGCCGGTTTTACGATTGCGATTGAAACCAACGGCACCTTGCCGGTGCCGCCAGGGGTCGACTGGATTTGCGTCAGTCCGAAAATGGGTTCGCAACTGGTGGTCAGCAAAGGCAGCGAATTGAAAGTCGTGATTCCGCAAACCGGGCAAGATCTGGCCGCCTATGAAGCTTTGGACTTCGACAATTTTTATGTCCAGGCGATGGATGGCCCATTGGCCGAATTCAATACCAGGCTGGCGATCGAGACCTGCAAGCGCAATCCGAAGTGGAAGCTAAGCCTGCAAACCCACAAACTCCTCCAAATACCTTAA
- a CDS encoding sensor domain-containing diguanylate cyclase → MTSTQQIQPQEFAQPAPAHSLAVRMMELLVIPTFVLDMHGKVIIWNRACERLTGVAAQHMIGTSRHWSGFYKQQRPTLADLLVQQLRDELDADLRLYFAHHQRHADHDIGQHNISAESWCDMPRAGGNQRYLAVDASPIHDSDGKLIAVVETMRDMTDEKRAQSALERLATRDSLTGLANRRCFDETLHAEWQRASRQQQALSLLMVDVDNFKEYNDAFGHLGGDDCLRRVAGAVASELRTNDLVARYGGEEFAVILPNQALKGAAIVAERIRRRVEQLQLPRLKSGAACVTVSIGAATALAAHEAGPGQLLAIADAALYRAKHMGRNRISLPEHDAPASAAPLLTPS, encoded by the coding sequence ATGACCAGCACGCAACAGATCCAGCCCCAGGAATTCGCGCAGCCCGCGCCGGCGCACAGCCTGGCGGTCAGGATGATGGAATTGCTGGTGATCCCGACGTTTGTACTGGATATGCATGGCAAGGTCATCATCTGGAACCGCGCCTGCGAACGCCTGACCGGCGTTGCGGCGCAGCACATGATCGGCACTTCCAGGCACTGGTCAGGTTTTTACAAACAGCAACGGCCAACGCTGGCCGACCTGCTGGTGCAGCAGTTGCGCGACGAACTGGACGCCGACCTGCGGCTCTATTTCGCACACCACCAGCGCCACGCCGATCACGATATCGGACAGCATAATATCAGCGCGGAAAGCTGGTGCGACATGCCGCGCGCCGGCGGCAACCAGCGTTACCTGGCGGTCGACGCCAGCCCGATCCATGACAGCGACGGCAAGCTGATCGCGGTGGTCGAAACCATGCGCGACATGACCGATGAAAAACGCGCCCAGAGCGCACTGGAACGGCTGGCCACACGCGACAGCCTGACCGGTCTGGCCAACCGGCGCTGTTTCGACGAAACCCTGCACGCCGAATGGCAGCGCGCGTCGCGCCAGCAGCAGGCGCTGTCGCTGCTGATGGTCGATGTCGACAACTTCAAGGAATACAACGACGCCTTCGGCCACCTGGGCGGCGACGATTGCCTGCGCCGCGTGGCCGGCGCGGTGGCCAGCGAATTGCGCACCAACGACCTGGTGGCGCGCTACGGCGGCGAGGAATTCGCCGTGATCCTGCCCAATCAGGCGTTGAAGGGCGCCGCCATCGTGGCCGAGCGCATCCGGCGCCGGGTCGAGCAGTTGCAACTGCCGCGCCTGAAAAGCGGCGCCGCCTGCGTCACCGTCAGCATCGGCGCGGCCACCGCGCTGGCGGCGCATGAAGCGGGACCCGGCCAGTTGCTGGCGATTGCCGACGCCGCGCTCTACCGCGCCAAGCACATGGGCCGCAACCGCATCAGCCTGCCCGAGCATGATGCGCCGGCAAGTGCGGCCCCGTTATTGACCCCCTCATGA
- a CDS encoding DUF1348 family protein: MSSPSAPRPPLPPFTRDSAIEKVRLAEDGWNSRDAARVALAYSLDTKWRNRAEFAVNRDEAQGFLERKWNKELDYRLIKELWAYTDNRIAVRYAYEWRDDAGNWFRSYGNENWEFGADGLMTNRYASINDKPIKESERKFHWPLGRRPDDHPGLSDLGL, encoded by the coding sequence ATGTCATCCCCATCCGCCCCGCGTCCCCCGCTGCCGCCGTTCACCCGCGACAGCGCTATCGAAAAAGTCCGCCTCGCCGAAGACGGCTGGAACAGCCGCGACGCCGCCCGAGTCGCGCTGGCCTACAGCCTGGACACCAAGTGGCGCAACCGCGCCGAATTCGCCGTCAACCGCGACGAAGCCCAGGGCTTCCTGGAGCGCAAATGGAACAAGGAACTCGATTACCGCCTGATCAAGGAATTGTGGGCCTACACGGATAACCGTATCGCCGTGCGTTACGCCTATGAATGGCGGGACGACGCCGGCAACTGGTTTCGTTCGTATGGCAATGAAAACTGGGAATTCGGCGCCGATGGCCTGATGACCAACCGTTACGCATCGATCAACGACAAGCCGATCAAGGAATCGGAGCGCAAGTTCCACTGGCCGCTGGGACGCCGTCCGGACGACCATCCGGGCCTGTCCGATCTGGGTCTGTAA
- a CDS encoding TetR/AcrR family transcriptional regulator: MHRMENTNTPSVQKKLLDATERLIYAGGICATGMDAIVKASGVARKTIYRYFGTKDGLVAEALRARDQRWMAWFIGESCRAAPGASRLLATFDVLTQWFATPDFRGCAFINAAGETADAADPIRLVAKQHKLALRGFLRQLATEYGAADPDALADALLILVDGAITVALVTGDTEAASKAQRIARSLLKPAPTLPH, translated from the coding sequence ATGCATCGCATGGAAAACACCAATACCCCCTCAGTACAAAAGAAACTCCTCGATGCCACCGAGCGCCTGATCTATGCGGGCGGCATTTGCGCCACCGGCATGGACGCCATCGTCAAGGCGTCCGGCGTGGCGCGCAAAACCATCTACCGTTATTTCGGCACCAAGGACGGCCTGGTCGCCGAAGCCTTGCGGGCCCGCGACCAGCGCTGGATGGCCTGGTTTATCGGCGAAAGCTGCCGCGCCGCGCCCGGCGCCAGCCGCCTGCTGGCCACCTTCGACGTATTGACGCAATGGTTCGCCACGCCCGACTTCCGCGGCTGCGCCTTCATCAACGCGGCCGGCGAAACCGCCGATGCCGCCGATCCGATCCGCCTGGTGGCGAAACAACACAAACTGGCGCTGCGCGGCTTCCTGCGCCAGCTGGCAACAGAATATGGCGCCGCCGATCCCGATGCACTGGCCGACGCCTTGCTGATCCTGGTCGACGGCGCGATCACCGTCGCGCTTGTTACAGGCGACACCGAGGCCGCCAGCAAGGCGCAGCGCATCGCCCGCAGCCTGCTCAAGCCGGCACCTACCCTCCCCCACTAA
- a CDS encoding sensor histidine kinase: MKFLQHRFITVLCLGAGAAFDCAAQPPALDAETRLWRASALSLVDCLAAAAVLLALIAFLLLWRQYKVRRALAGEQQLRSSQETLRHKSEQALLDTHASLCHLLAQQAGIKENERRRIGAEIHDDLGQNLLTLKIDISMLQVSTAGAHPLIHQKLALISKNVDLTIRSLRSIINDLRPAGLEDGLQAALERQVSEFSRINDIACQFDAADDAYGAGRMLDAVVLRVVQEALSNVARHAKATQVHLRLRHDGDLLLLDISDNGVGMLPDPCRRGCGLPAMRERISAAGGRLDIDTAPGCGTRLAITLPLEPAQAQTLHIR; encoded by the coding sequence ATGAAGTTTTTACAGCATCGCTTTATAACCGTCCTGTGCCTGGGCGCCGGCGCGGCCTTCGATTGCGCCGCGCAGCCCCCCGCGCTGGACGCTGAAACCCGGCTGTGGCGCGCCTCCGCGCTCAGCCTGGTCGACTGCCTGGCCGCCGCGGCCGTGCTGCTGGCGCTGATCGCCTTCCTGCTGCTGTGGCGCCAATACAAGGTGCGCCGCGCGCTGGCTGGCGAACAGCAATTACGCAGCAGCCAGGAAACCTTGCGCCACAAGAGCGAGCAAGCCTTGCTCGACACCCATGCCAGCCTGTGCCATTTGCTGGCGCAACAAGCCGGCATCAAGGAAAACGAACGGCGCCGGATTGGCGCCGAGATCCACGACGACCTGGGACAAAACCTGTTGACGCTGAAGATCGACATTTCGATGCTGCAAGTTAGCACTGCCGGCGCGCATCCGCTGATTCACCAGAAACTGGCCTTGATTTCGAAAAACGTCGACCTGACGATACGCTCGCTGCGCAGCATCATCAACGACTTGCGTCCGGCCGGCCTGGAAGACGGTTTGCAGGCGGCGCTGGAACGGCAAGTCAGCGAGTTTTCACGCATCAATGATATCGCGTGCCAATTCGACGCCGCCGACGATGCCTATGGCGCCGGACGGATGCTGGACGCGGTAGTGTTGCGCGTGGTCCAGGAAGCGTTGTCGAACGTGGCGCGCCACGCCAAGGCCACGCAAGTGCACTTGCGGCTGCGCCACGACGGCGACTTGCTGCTCCTGGACATCAGCGACAATGGCGTCGGCATGCTGCCCGATCCCTGTCGCCGCGGTTGCGGCTTGCCGGCCATGCGCGAACGCATCAGCGCCGCCGGCGGGCGGCTCGACATCGACACTGCCCCCGGCTGCGGCACCCGGCTCGCCATCACCCTGCCGCTGGAGCCGGCCCAGGCGCAAACCTTGCATATCCGCTGA
- the queD gene encoding 6-carboxytetrahydropterin synthase QueD encodes MLTITRKLEFDAGHRIPDHKSQCRNLHGHRYTVEITLVGQIIQAEGNSDNGMIMDFSDIKALAKEHLVDVWDHAFLVYEKDSVVRDFLATLPNHKTVVIDRIPTVENLAQIAFDILKAAYTDRFGTGLHLHKLVLHETPNCWAEITDA; translated from the coding sequence ATGCTGACAATTACACGCAAGCTCGAATTCGACGCCGGCCACCGGATTCCCGATCATAAAAGCCAGTGCCGCAACCTGCATGGCCATCGCTACACGGTGGAAATCACGCTGGTCGGCCAAATCATCCAGGCCGAAGGCAATTCGGACAATGGCATGATCATGGACTTTTCCGATATCAAGGCGCTGGCCAAGGAACACCTGGTCGACGTGTGGGATCACGCCTTCCTGGTGTATGAAAAAGACAGCGTGGTGCGCGATTTCCTGGCGACCTTGCCGAACCACAAGACCGTCGTCATCGACCGTATCCCGACCGTTGAAAACCTGGCGCAAATCGCCTTCGACATCTTGAAAGCGGCCTACACAGACCGGTTTGGCACTGGCTTGCATTTGCACAAGCTGGTGTTGCATGAAACCCCGAATTGCTGGGCAGAGATTACCGATGCCTGA